The proteins below are encoded in one region of Palleronia sp. LCG004:
- a CDS encoding ABC transporter permease, which translates to MTRGLSPPGLLFAAAGLAALFLPYMTLSANRIVAGEGVRLWNLGAPLGAVLGGGAVIVALGLGIRAGRPYLRLAGAILGLGGVLALLSAGAVSLLGEAGEYARVSPAAGFWCLFAVLLLLLADALSTLSPGPWLRGGLLALFLGALALVLASGMLSDLSVMVEYRGRADAFQREAVRHLGLAFGSLAAAGLIGFPLGILCHRSGRARGAILPVLSFLQTIPSLAMFGIMIPILGWVALSFPAARAVGIAGIGFAPAFLALVLYSLLPVVANTVAGLGTAPPAAIEAARGMGMTPMRRLFRVELPLGLPVILAGLRIVLVQNVGLAVIAGLIGGGGFGTFVFQGLNQTATDLILLGALPTVLLALVAAVVMDILVELARPARAKGET; encoded by the coding sequence ATGACCCGCGGCCTCTCGCCGCCGGGCCTCCTCTTTGCGGCGGCGGGGCTCGCGGCCCTGTTCCTGCCCTACATGACGCTGAGCGCGAACCGCATCGTCGCGGGCGAGGGGGTTCGGCTCTGGAATCTCGGCGCGCCTCTGGGCGCGGTGCTCGGAGGGGGCGCGGTGATCGTGGCCCTTGGCCTCGGCATCCGGGCGGGCCGGCCGTATCTGCGGCTCGCGGGCGCGATCCTCGGGCTCGGCGGGGTGCTTGCGCTGCTCTCGGCGGGGGCGGTGTCGCTTCTGGGCGAGGCGGGGGAATATGCGCGCGTTTCGCCCGCGGCGGGGTTCTGGTGCCTTTTCGCGGTGCTTCTCCTGCTGCTGGCCGATGCGCTCTCGACGCTGTCGCCGGGGCCGTGGCTGCGCGGCGGGCTGCTCGCGCTCTTTCTCGGGGCGCTGGCGCTGGTGCTCGCCTCCGGGATGCTGTCGGACCTGTCGGTCATGGTCGAATACCGGGGCCGCGCTGATGCCTTCCAGCGCGAGGCGGTGCGCCATCTGGGCCTCGCCTTCGGGTCTCTGGCCGCGGCGGGCCTCATCGGATTTCCGCTCGGCATCCTCTGCCATCGCAGCGGACGGGCGCGGGGCGCGATCCTGCCGGTGCTGAGCTTTCTGCAGACGATCCCGTCGCTCGCGATGTTCGGGATCATGATCCCCATCCTCGGCTGGGTCGCGCTGAGCTTTCCGGCCGCGCGTGCCGTCGGGATCGCGGGGATCGGCTTCGCGCCCGCCTTCCTCGCGCTCGTGCTCTATTCCCTGCTGCCGGTCGTGGCCAACACGGTCGCGGGGCTCGGAACCGCGCCGCCCGCCGCGATCGAGGCCGCGCGCGGCATGGGCATGACGCCGATGCGCCGGCTCTTCCGGGTCGAGTTGCCACTCGGTCTGCCGGTGATCCTCGCGGGGCTCCGGATCGTTCTGGTGCAGAATGTGGGCCTTGCCGTCATCGCGGGCCTGATCGGCGGCGGGGGGTTCGGCACCTTCGTGTTCCAGGGGCTGAACCAGACGGCCACGGACCTGATCCTGCTGGGCGCGTTGCCGACGGTGCTGCTGGCGCTCGTCGCGGCGGTGGTGATGGATATCCTCGTGGAGCTTGCCCGGCCCGCGCGCGCGAAAGGTGAGACATGA
- a CDS encoding ABC transporter ATP-binding protein yields MTRLTAMDLHVTLSGRRILEGVDLDVEPGTITAIIGPNGCGKSTLLRSLARIVRPVRGAVTLDGTPLWQRPARDVARRIAFLPQSPQTPEGIRVRALVERGRTPWMGPFRAPSPEDAGAVDAAIAATGLDDLATRRVDRLSGGQRQRAWIALALAQGTPILLLDEPTTFLDLPHQVEILRLARRLNAQTGRTIVMVLHDINLAAQFADRLVALKGGRVLFDGPPAEIVTEARIGALFDMDLRVVADEGTIPLVAPR; encoded by the coding sequence ATGACCCGGCTCACGGCCATGGATCTCCACGTGACGCTTTCGGGGCGGCGCATCCTCGAGGGCGTCGATCTCGACGTGGAACCCGGCACGATCACCGCGATCATCGGGCCGAATGGCTGCGGCAAGTCCACGCTCCTGCGCAGCCTCGCGCGAATCGTCCGCCCTGTCCGCGGCGCGGTCACGCTTGACGGCACGCCGCTCTGGCAGCGCCCCGCGCGCGATGTCGCGCGGCGGATCGCCTTCCTGCCGCAATCGCCCCAGACGCCCGAGGGGATCCGCGTCCGCGCCCTCGTCGAACGTGGCCGCACGCCCTGGATGGGCCCCTTCCGCGCGCCCTCGCCCGAGGATGCCGGTGCCGTCGACGCCGCCATCGCCGCCACGGGTCTAGACGATCTCGCCACCCGCCGCGTCGACAGGCTCTCGGGCGGTCAGCGGCAGCGCGCCTGGATCGCACTGGCCTTGGCCCAGGGAACGCCGATCCTCCTGCTGGACGAGCCCACGACGTTCCTCGATCTGCCCCACCAGGTTGAAATCCTGCGCCTGGCCCGACGCCTCAACGCCCAGACGGGCCGCACCATCGTCATGGTTCTGCACGACATCAACCTCGCCGCGCAATTCGCCGACAGGCTGGTCGCGCTCAAGGGCGGCCGCGTCCTCTTCGACGGGCCGCCCGCCGAGATCGTGACCGAAGCGCGGATCGGCGCGCTCTTCGACATGGATCTTCGCGTCGTGGCGGATGAGGGGACGATCCCCCTCGTGGCCCCCCGCTGA
- a CDS encoding ABC transporter substrate-binding protein, translating to MTDLPESANRNARLFLLLALATLLWVSRAVADPVEIAHRWGTTRIDAPPERVVSLSYTGVDYLRALGVTPIAYRAWYGGDADGLWPWTPPFESEQPRVLRGEIDLEAVARLEPDLIEAVFSGLTRAEYDALSRIAPVVAAPKGAMEFGATWPDMLAMIGAATFRPARAAGIAADLDARLRAIRDAHPGWQGKSAMIVWPDGPLIYGPDDPRMQLLARLGLVLPDAARELVRGGFYFRLDTELTAPLDADVLIWLDVGGGVAAARDLPLRGTLRAVAQGREVVADPETAAALSYATPLSIPFALDRLVPLIERAIDGDPATPVPGVAQAGLAR from the coding sequence ATGACGGATCTGCCGGAGAGCGCAAACCGAAATGCAAGGCTTTTCCTCCTCCTCGCGCTGGCCACGCTGCTCTGGGTTTCGCGCGCCGTGGCCGATCCGGTCGAGATCGCCCATCGCTGGGGCACCACCCGGATCGACGCCCCGCCCGAGCGTGTGGTGAGCCTTTCCTATACCGGGGTCGACTATCTCCGCGCCCTGGGCGTGACGCCCATAGCCTACCGCGCCTGGTATGGCGGGGATGCCGACGGCCTCTGGCCCTGGACCCCGCCATTCGAGAGCGAACAGCCCCGCGTGCTCAGGGGCGAGATCGACCTCGAGGCCGTCGCGCGGCTCGAACCCGACCTGATCGAGGCGGTATTCTCGGGCCTCACCCGCGCCGAATACGACGCGCTCTCGCGCATCGCGCCGGTCGTGGCCGCGCCCAAGGGGGCGATGGAGTTCGGGGCCACGTGGCCCGACATGCTCGCCATGATCGGGGCCGCCACCTTCCGCCCCGCACGCGCCGCCGGGATCGCGGCCGATCTCGACGCGCGCCTTCGGGCCATCCGCGACGCCCATCCCGGCTGGCAGGGGAAAAGCGCGATGATCGTCTGGCCCGACGGGCCGCTCATCTACGGGCCAGACGATCCGCGCATGCAGCTTCTCGCGCGTCTGGGCCTCGTCCTGCCCGATGCGGCGCGGGAACTCGTCCGGGGCGGGTTCTACTTCCGGCTCGACACCGAGCTGACCGCGCCGCTCGACGCGGACGTTCTGATCTGGCTCGACGTGGGCGGAGGCGTCGCGGCCGCGCGCGACCTGCCCCTGCGCGGGACGCTCCGCGCCGTGGCCCAGGGGCGCGAGGTCGTGGCCGATCCCGAAACGGCAGCCGCGCTCAGCTACGCGACGCCCCTTAGCATTCCCTTCGCGCTCGACCGCCTCGTGCCGCTGATCGAGCGGGCGATCGACGGCGACCCCGCGACCCCCGTGCCGGGCGTGGCCCAGGCGGGGCTCGCCCGTTGA
- the mprF gene encoding bifunctional lysylphosphatidylglycerol flippase/synthetase MprF, with protein MTDHAPSPVDDPRPGSAALSRALVVLRVALPLAITILALFVLHRMATDISWAALRDEIGDLSSGAIALAFLSTGLSFLAISQIDAAAVRALGLDMPWKVASATGAAAVAVANMLGFAIVTGMSVRYRVYAAYGIDVARLSSVFGATWLSYFLAIATVVAILLLGWPAIWFGASGIGTDPLLGVATLLIIGAVIGWLWRGPRALRLREWEFRLPSGRMTLVLAALSAIDLVTAAAVIWVLLPADLGVGPAQVFVVFLAAISLGTASHAPGGIGVFEATMIAGLGAGGRADVLAALVLYRVIYYLVPFLCAVLGLAAVWGGARRESAGRIAGRGYRLALPIVPPLAAAMATLGGIVLLVSGSLPAVRWRISTLGDLLPLGVIEASHLIGSVVGVLLLVLARGLWRRLHRAWAAVTALLILGAVLSLAKGLDWEEALILLSLAGAMALFRPAFYRRGAGSLRLTARWLVSLVVLLGVVLWIGLFAYSNVDYRDALWWEVALSGDASRYLRASLVAAVTLGCVAFAQLVWRDTRRIVPEPIPDAVRRLVAESPVAEPNIDLLGDKAFLVDPEGRAFLAYADTGRALISKGDPVGDREAGRALLWQLREQADRMGRLCAFYAVSPDWLPAYIDLGLDILKIGELARVDLSGFGLEGKARKDLRYYIGRAKREGFDFEIVPRDRVPAEMEALRAVSEAWRRDKPGGEKGFTMGRFDPEYLSNFDHAVFRDRETGRIAAFANIMRGAEGEEVSVDLMRYDPEAKGVSMDALFGELMLWAKAEGYRWFSLGSVPFAGLEARPLAPLWARLGGFVYTHGERIYGFEGLHGFKTKFDPVWTGNYLAAPGGISAARILYDVNVLVSGGIRGLMK; from the coding sequence ATGACCGATCACGCCCCTTCGCCGGTCGACGATCCGCGCCCGGGCAGCGCGGCGCTGTCGCGCGCGCTCGTCGTCCTCAGGGTGGCCCTGCCGCTCGCAATCACGATCCTCGCGCTCTTCGTGCTGCACCGGATGGCGACCGACATCTCTTGGGCGGCGCTGCGTGACGAGATCGGGGACCTGTCGTCCGGGGCCATCGCGCTGGCCTTCCTGTCGACGGGGCTGAGCTTTCTCGCCATCTCGCAGATCGACGCGGCGGCAGTCCGGGCGCTGGGGCTCGACATGCCGTGGAAGGTGGCGAGTGCGACGGGGGCCGCGGCGGTCGCGGTCGCCAACATGCTGGGCTTCGCGATCGTCACGGGGATGAGCGTGCGCTACCGCGTCTATGCGGCCTACGGGATCGACGTCGCGCGCCTGTCGTCGGTCTTCGGTGCGACGTGGCTCAGCTATTTCCTGGCGATCGCGACGGTCGTGGCGATCCTGCTTCTGGGCTGGCCCGCGATCTGGTTCGGGGCGTCGGGCATCGGGACCGATCCGCTGCTGGGGGTCGCGACGCTGCTGATCATCGGGGCGGTGATCGGGTGGCTCTGGCGCGGGCCGAGGGCGCTGAGGCTCAGGGAATGGGAGTTCCGGTTGCCCTCGGGGCGGATGACGCTGGTGCTGGCGGCGCTGTCGGCGATCGATCTGGTGACGGCTGCGGCGGTGATCTGGGTCCTGCTGCCCGCGGATCTGGGCGTCGGGCCCGCGCAGGTCTTCGTGGTCTTTCTCGCGGCCATCTCGCTTGGCACGGCGAGCCATGCGCCGGGCGGCATCGGCGTCTTCGAGGCGACGATGATCGCGGGGCTGGGGGCCGGGGGGCGCGCTGACGTCCTGGCGGCGCTCGTTCTCTATCGCGTCATCTATTATCTCGTGCCGTTTCTCTGCGCGGTGCTGGGCCTTGCGGCGGTCTGGGGCGGCGCGCGCCGCGAAAGCGCGGGGCGCATCGCCGGTCGCGGCTACCGGCTCGCCCTGCCGATCGTGCCGCCGCTCGCCGCGGCGATGGCGACGCTCGGGGGGATCGTGCTGCTCGTCTCGGGGAGCCTTCCGGCGGTGCGCTGGCGGATCTCGACGCTCGGCGATCTGCTGCCGCTGGGGGTGATCGAGGCGTCGCACCTGATCGGATCGGTCGTGGGGGTGCTGCTCCTCGTCCTGGCGCGGGGGCTCTGGCGCAGGCTGCACCGCGCCTGGGCGGCGGTCACGGCCCTGCTGATCCTGGGCGCGGTCCTGTCGCTCGCCAAGGGGCTCGACTGGGAGGAGGCGCTGATCCTGCTGTCGCTGGCGGGTGCCATGGCGCTTTTCCGGCCGGCCTTCTACCGGCGCGGGGCGGGCAGCCTGAGACTCACCGCGCGCTGGCTGGTGAGCCTCGTCGTGTTGCTGGGCGTCGTGCTGTGGATCGGGCTGTTCGCCTATTCCAACGTGGACTACCGCGACGCGCTCTGGTGGGAGGTGGCGCTGAGCGGGGATGCCTCGCGCTATCTGCGCGCCTCGCTTGTGGCAGCCGTGACGCTCGGCTGCGTGGCCTTCGCGCAGCTCGTCTGGCGCGATACGCGCCGCATCGTGCCCGAGCCGATCCCCGACGCCGTGCGCCGCCTCGTGGCCGAAAGCCCCGTGGCCGAGCCCAATATCGACCTGCTGGGCGACAAGGCGTTCCTCGTCGATCCGGAGGGGCGCGCGTTTCTCGCCTATGCCGATACGGGGCGCGCGCTCATCTCGAAGGGCGATCCGGTGGGCGACCGCGAGGCGGGGCGCGCGCTTTTGTGGCAGTTGCGCGAACAGGCCGACCGGATGGGGCGGCTCTGCGCCTTCTACGCGGTCTCGCCCGACTGGCTGCCCGCCTATATCGATCTGGGGCTCGATATCCTCAAGATCGGAGAGCTTGCGCGCGTGGATCTTTCGGGCTTCGGGCTCGAGGGGAAGGCACGCAAGGACCTGCGCTATTACATCGGACGGGCCAAGCGGGAGGGCTTCGATTTCGAGATCGTCCCCCGCGACCGCGTGCCCGCCGAGATGGAGGCGCTGCGCGCCGTGTCGGAAGCCTGGCGGCGCGACAAGCCCGGCGGCGAGAAGGGCTTCACCATGGGGCGCTTCGATCCCGAATACCTCTCGAACTTCGATCACGCGGTCTTTCGCGACCGGGAGACGGGGCGGATCGCGGCCTTCGCCAACATCATGCGCGGGGCCGAGGGCGAAGAGGTGTCGGTCGATCTGATGCGCTACGACCCCGAGGCGAAGGGCGTCAGCATGGACGCCCTCTTCGGCGAGCTGATGCTCTGGGCCAAGGCGGAGGGGTATCGCTGGTTCAGCCTCGGATCGGTGCCTTTCGCGGGCCTCGAGGCGCGGCCGCTCGCCCCGCTCTGGGCGCGGCTCGGCGGCTTCGTCTATACCCATGGCGAACGGATCTACGGGTTCGAGGGCCTGCACGGGTTCAAGACCAAGTTCGATCCGGTCTGGACCGGCAATTACTTGGCCGCGCCGGGCGGCATCTCGGCCGCGCGGATCCTCTACGACGTCAATGTGCTCGTCTCGGGCGGGATCCGCGGCTTGATGAAGTGA
- a CDS encoding iron ABC transporter permease, with the protein MSRATTAHLAALAALAALTAFAVARGGDVSTLAAALAGRQPDLTIVLHFRLPRILAALLTGAVLGMAGTMMQVMLRNPLASPDIIGFGAGAAAGAAIAMLTGLSAAPGAMAGGLLTAALVMALAWRDGISPLALVLIGVGLALMLATLTDVLLSLGPAIQAAEIVRFLTGSFAASTWGGVGLLAIAASIGGAAFAWLAFRVDRLEMGDDLATALGLSPDATRIAVTGIAAILVSISVAVVGPLAFVAFLAGPLARLISGQPGTCLALSAITGALIALGADALSRVALMGVTLPAGVFTAIVGGPVMLLLLINGARRRE; encoded by the coding sequence ATGAGCCGTGCGACCACCGCCCATCTGGCCGCCCTCGCGGCGCTTGCGGCCCTTACGGCATTCGCCGTCGCGCGCGGCGGCGACGTCTCGACCCTCGCCGCGGCACTGGCGGGCCGCCAGCCCGACCTCACCATCGTGCTGCATTTCCGCCTGCCCCGCATTCTCGCGGCCCTTCTGACCGGGGCGGTTCTTGGGATGGCGGGCACGATGATGCAGGTGATGCTGCGCAATCCGCTGGCCTCGCCCGACATCATCGGGTTCGGAGCGGGGGCCGCGGCGGGCGCGGCCATCGCGATGCTCACGGGACTTTCCGCCGCACCCGGCGCGATGGCGGGCGGCCTTCTCACCGCCGCGCTCGTCATGGCGCTCGCCTGGCGCGACGGGATCTCGCCGCTCGCGCTCGTGCTGATCGGCGTGGGCCTCGCCTTGATGCTGGCGACCCTGACGGACGTACTGCTGAGCCTCGGCCCCGCCATACAGGCGGCCGAGATCGTGCGCTTTCTCACCGGCTCCTTCGCGGCCTCGACCTGGGGCGGCGTCGGGCTTCTGGCGATCGCCGCCAGCATCGGCGGTGCGGCCTTCGCCTGGCTCGCCTTCCGTGTGGACCGGCTCGAGATGGGCGACGACCTCGCGACCGCGCTCGGCCTCTCGCCGGACGCCACGCGGATCGCGGTGACGGGCATCGCGGCGATCCTCGTTTCGATCTCGGTCGCGGTGGTGGGGCCGCTCGCCTTCGTGGCCTTCCTCGCGGGGCCGCTCGCCCGGCTCATCTCGGGACAACCCGGCACGTGCCTTGCGCTTTCGGCCATCACGGGCGCGCTGATCGCGCTCGGGGCCGATGCGCTCTCGCGCGTGGCCCTCATGGGCGTCACCTTGCCCGCGGGGGTCTTCACCGCGATCGTCGGAGGTCCGGTGATGCTTCTTCTTCTCATCAACGGCGCGAGGAGACGCGAATGA
- a CDS encoding iron ABC transporter permease, whose translation MRDAGLLLALAVLALASLTLGARGPISPVGPWGDAARIVILDMRLPRTIAAILAGGALGMAGAAIQTLTRNPLADPGLLGINAGAAFAIVLTIWLGGPASGAGLVIPALGGALLAATAVVALGSAAPGTLTLILAGAAVTAVLSALARAIILVDSYALDAFRHWIVGAVDGTGWPDLGPATPLIALGAALLAPLTRPLDALGLGEDAARALGIGVGPTRAAILLAVALLSAGAVLLAGPMGFAGLIAPHLARMGGADRSAALIRRAGLIGAALVVAADLAGRLILPGTVIEAGLGVALIGGPFLVWLVRRDARALA comes from the coding sequence TTGAGGGATGCGGGCCTCCTCCTTGCGCTCGCGGTGCTGGCGCTGGCCTCGCTGACGCTGGGCGCGCGCGGGCCGATCTCGCCCGTGGGCCCATGGGGTGACGCGGCGCGGATCGTGATCCTCGACATGCGCCTGCCGCGCACGATCGCCGCGATCCTCGCGGGCGGCGCGCTCGGCATGGCGGGGGCCGCGATCCAGACCCTGACCCGCAACCCGCTGGCCGATCCGGGCCTTCTGGGCATCAATGCGGGCGCGGCATTCGCCATCGTCCTGACGATCTGGCTTGGCGGACCGGCCTCTGGCGCGGGCCTGGTGATCCCCGCGCTCGGGGGCGCGCTTCTCGCGGCCACGGCGGTGGTGGCGCTCGGCAGCGCCGCGCCCGGAACGCTCACGCTGATCCTCGCAGGCGCTGCGGTGACGGCGGTCCTTTCGGCGCTCGCCCGTGCGATCATTCTCGTCGACAGCTACGCGCTCGATGCGTTCCGCCACTGGATCGTCGGGGCGGTCGACGGCACCGGCTGGCCCGATCTCGGCCCCGCCACTCCCCTGATCGCCCTCGGTGCGGCCCTTCTCGCGCCGCTGACCCGCCCGCTCGACGCGCTGGGGCTGGGCGAGGACGCGGCCCGCGCGCTCGGCATCGGCGTCGGCCCCACCCGCGCGGCGATCCTGCTCGCCGTCGCATTGCTCAGCGCGGGCGCGGTCCTGCTGGCCGGGCCCATGGGGTTCGCGGGCCTCATCGCGCCGCATCTCGCGCGGATGGGCGGGGCCGACCGCTCCGCCGCGCTGATCCGTCGGGCGGGCCTCATCGGGGCCGCGCTGGTCGTGGCGGCCGACCTCGCCGGACGGCTGATCCTGCCCGGCACGGTGATCGAGGCAGGACTCGGCGTCGCGCTCATCGGCGGTCCGTTCCTCGTCTGGCTCGTCCGGCGCGACGCGCGCGCCCTGGCATGA
- a CDS encoding TonB-dependent siderophore receptor: MPCHLLPARPILLSGVLLLSASPLAMAQGADDGFLGTIVLNSQEDATGPVGELANPLTVTGSKFPMNVNEVPQSLSVLGTEQIEVFNAERVSEAMRYVPGVTSDVFGNDADYDWLRIRGFQADQTGIYLDNAQNLSFAFGSFFIDPYTLERVEVLRGPSSALYGGSNPGGIVNYVSKRPGERVRELSFGIDDAVSGSVKFDWGNVLTNGHSYRLTGRLKGGEAYDEFNDGLRGTFAPSYGFTLDTGTEVTLLANLHAGDEQHNGSSFLPYFGTVEAVQDFGRIDDEANFSDPDWDDYRRRQASVTGIVEHEFANGFTFTGVGRLGVASVEESYYYPFGYSGFALTPQDDAGTLSLVAFEHDTLVRTAQTDLRYYGTVYTGDVQHDLLVGLDARYYGIDEMQASGSGTTSVVGSVDPGTPTLGAPYQDSTTRQRQVGLYLQDQLRFGDGFIATANLRHDRVETEQDGAAGFAREDSETSYRVALAYETASGVTPYASYATFFNPLITSPGNGVTEPETGDQVEIGVKWLPEGGNFTLSAAAFSIERENTVTGVFPDFSQLGAVESKGVEVEGTYRTDIGLSVAGTFTYLDAEVTEDANATLVGTTPTLIPEREASLRAEYAFEGTLDGLTLGAGIRYRGESFASEDNALKVPSNTLVDLHAGYDFADEWHASLAVTNLEDERHVTGCQTAYVCSYGAGREVSFELSRRW, from the coding sequence ATGCCTTGCCACCTGCTTCCCGCCCGTCCGATCCTGCTGTCGGGCGTCCTGCTGCTCTCGGCCAGTCCGCTTGCCATGGCGCAGGGGGCCGATGACGGTTTTCTGGGGACGATCGTTCTCAACAGCCAGGAGGACGCGACCGGGCCGGTGGGCGAACTGGCCAATCCGCTGACCGTCACGGGATCGAAATTCCCGATGAACGTCAACGAGGTGCCGCAATCTCTGAGCGTTCTGGGCACCGAGCAGATCGAGGTCTTCAACGCCGAGCGGGTGAGCGAGGCGATGCGCTATGTCCCCGGCGTGACGAGCGACGTGTTCGGCAACGACGCGGATTACGACTGGCTCAGGATCCGCGGATTCCAGGCGGACCAGACGGGGATCTATCTCGACAACGCGCAGAACCTGTCCTTTGCCTTCGGGTCCTTCTTCATCGACCCCTACACGCTCGAACGGGTCGAGGTGCTGCGGGGGCCGTCCTCGGCGCTCTATGGCGGATCGAACCCGGGGGGCATCGTCAATTACGTCTCGAAGCGCCCCGGAGAGCGGGTGCGCGAGCTTTCCTTCGGGATCGACGATGCGGTTTCTGGATCGGTGAAGTTCGACTGGGGCAATGTCCTCACGAACGGTCATTCCTATCGCCTGACCGGCCGGCTCAAGGGCGGGGAGGCATATGACGAGTTCAACGACGGGCTGCGCGGCACCTTCGCGCCGAGCTACGGCTTCACGCTTGATACCGGGACGGAGGTGACGCTCCTGGCCAATCTCCACGCCGGCGATGAGCAGCATAACGGGTCGAGTTTCCTGCCCTATTTCGGCACGGTCGAGGCGGTGCAGGACTTCGGCCGGATCGACGACGAGGCGAATTTCTCGGACCCCGACTGGGACGATTACCGACGCCGGCAGGCCTCGGTCACGGGGATTGTGGAGCATGAATTCGCCAACGGCTTCACCTTCACGGGCGTCGGCCGGCTGGGCGTCGCGAGCGTCGAGGAGAGCTATTACTATCCCTTCGGCTATTCGGGCTTCGCGCTGACCCCGCAGGACGATGCCGGCACGCTGAGCCTCGTCGCGTTCGAGCACGACACGCTGGTCCGCACGGCGCAGACCGACCTGCGCTATTACGGCACCGTCTATACCGGTGATGTGCAGCACGACCTGCTGGTGGGCCTCGACGCGCGCTATTATGGTATCGACGAGATGCAGGCCTCGGGCTCGGGCACGACGAGTGTGGTCGGATCGGTCGATCCCGGCACGCCCACGCTCGGCGCACCCTATCAGGATTCGACGACTCGGCAGCGGCAGGTCGGCCTCTATCTGCAGGACCAGCTGCGTTTCGGAGACGGGTTCATCGCGACGGCGAACCTGCGTCACGACCGGGTCGAGACCGAGCAGGACGGCGCGGCGGGCTTCGCGCGCGAGGACAGCGAGACATCGTATCGCGTCGCGCTGGCCTACGAGACGGCGAGCGGCGTGACGCCCTATGCGAGCTATGCGACCTTCTTCAACCCGCTCATCACTTCGCCCGGGAATGGCGTAACCGAGCCCGAGACCGGCGATCAGGTCGAGATCGGGGTGAAATGGCTGCCCGAGGGCGGGAACTTCACCCTGTCGGCCGCCGCCTTCTCGATCGAGCGGGAGAACACCGTGACGGGCGTCTTTCCGGACTTTTCGCAGCTTGGCGCGGTCGAATCGAAGGGTGTCGAGGTCGAGGGCACTTACCGGACCGATATCGGGCTGAGCGTCGCGGGGACGTTCACCTATCTCGATGCCGAGGTCACGGAGGACGCGAATGCGACGCTCGTCGGCACGACGCCCACGCTGATCCCCGAGCGCGAGGCGAGCCTGCGGGCCGAGTACGCGTTCGAGGGCACGCTCGACGGTCTGACGCTGGGCGCCGGCATCCGCTATCGCGGCGAGAGCTTCGCCTCGGAGGACAACGCGCTGAAGGTGCCGTCGAACACGCTGGTCGATCTGCATGCGGGCTACGATTTCGCGGATGAGTGGCATGCGAGCCTCGCCGTCACCAACCTCGAGGACGAGCGGCACGTGACGGGATGCCAAACGGCCTATGTCTGTTCCTACGGCGCGGGCCGCGAGGTGAGCTTCGAGCTGAGCCGCCGCTGGTAG
- a CDS encoding ABC transporter substrate-binding protein, whose protein sequence is MQIKFVLAAGLSAGIAGTAAADITVSSKIDTEGGLLGNMIALALEDAGLPVERRLQLGGTQVVREAILAGQIDIYPEYTGNAAFFFNEADADTWNDADAALERARELDAENGITWLEAAPANNTWAIAVTGDVAEANDLSTMTDFGEWVAGGGDVTLAASTEFVSSPAVLPAMQETYGFELSNDQTVILSGGDTAATIQAAARGTSGVNAAMVYGTDGGIGATGLVVMEDDQGVQPVYEPAPIVRDETLEEYPSIPDVLNPIFEGLDLETLQQLNGRIQVGGEPAEAVARDYLTQTGVLD, encoded by the coding sequence ATGCAGATCAAGTTCGTCCTGGCCGCGGGTCTGTCCGCCGGCATCGCGGGCACCGCCGCCGCGGACATCACCGTGTCCTCCAAGATCGACACCGAAGGGGGGCTGCTCGGCAACATGATCGCGCTCGCGCTCGAGGATGCGGGACTGCCGGTCGAACGGCGGTTGCAACTCGGCGGAACGCAGGTCGTGCGCGAGGCGATCCTCGCGGGGCAGATCGATATCTATCCCGAATATACCGGCAACGCCGCGTTCTTCTTCAACGAGGCCGATGCCGATACCTGGAACGACGCGGATGCCGCGCTGGAGCGCGCGCGCGAGCTCGACGCCGAGAACGGCATCACCTGGCTCGAGGCGGCCCCCGCCAACAATACGTGGGCCATCGCGGTCACGGGCGACGTGGCCGAGGCCAACGATCTGTCGACGATGACCGATTTCGGGGAATGGGTCGCGGGCGGGGGCGACGTGACGCTCGCCGCCTCGACCGAATTCGTCTCGTCCCCCGCCGTGCTGCCCGCCATGCAGGAGACCTATGGCTTCGAGCTGTCGAACGACCAGACCGTGATCCTGTCGGGTGGCGACACCGCCGCGACGATCCAGGCGGCCGCGCGCGGCACGTCCGGCGTCAACGCCGCGATGGTCTACGGCACCGACGGGGGCATCGGCGCGACGGGCCTCGTCGTGATGGAAGACGATCAGGGCGTGCAGCCCGTCTACGAGCCCGCGCCGATCGTCCGCGACGAGACGCTCGAGGAATATCCCTCGATCCCCGACGTGCTGAACCCGATCTTCGAGGGGCTCGACCTCGAGACGCTGCAGCAGCTCAACGGCCGCATCCAGGTCGGCGGCGAGCCGGCCGAGGCCGTGGCGCGCGACTACCTGACCCAGACCGGGGTGCTCGACTGA